The Papaver somniferum cultivar HN1 chromosome 6, ASM357369v1, whole genome shotgun sequence genome segment aattgttcaactagaggaagatgttcgcaagaacaaaccatcacccgaagaagaagaagatgagagaggaAAGATCAAAGAGCGAGTGGAAAAAGAACAtgaggaaaatcataaaaagtggttggaatttctaagagattgggagaaagtttattggtctcttaccgaggatatgtaTGAAAAGAGATTGGACAAGTTTATTGCCAATTGGAACGAATTTTACCCGACTGCCGTCTGGTATTGTtggactcaatggttggataagttcaacgAAAAATTTGTCATGCATGGACCAACCGGTATAAACACTATGGGAATGAAGAaactagtatagcggagtccGCTCACGGGAGATTTAAGGATCTCATACGATccggccaaggaaacgtggttacgaccaccgaggcaatggagcaatactttaagaatgatatcgataggatcaagatgGCCTTTGAGAAAAGCTTAATGGAAAAGAtgactcaatttcttcaataTGGTAAATTGCTCCGAGGAATAGAGTTTAACGTTTCTCATtgggaaataaaacatatgatgagataAATGATATGGGAGATAAACTACggcaaaccgggtgatgtgtgtttTTGTGACGACATGTCTTCgttggggcttccgtgtcgtcatatgcttgtgaagtatgaagaaatgatacctattgaggttattgatccgttttggaagcaactatctttcgccCCTCCCCCTACGGAAGATCCCGGGCAATCACCTTAggatacgaacgaagcaaaggaattctatgAAGGTTAATCACGTGGAAACTCGGTTAGCCacaagtcttgttgagccaactaaggctaattataCGCCCATGGACAACACAAAGTGAAGATCCAACAAAGGGAGATCCTCCCGGTAGACCACAAACCAAAACGGAAAggagaaaataaaggaaagaattgaaagaaatgagtGAACGTGAAAATGAACTCCATGCAAGTAAGAAACAAGATCTAACCGGATGTGAGATTTCGGAAGCAAGGTTCGCGGAAGCGCCGGTTCCAaacaaaaggggtaggccgaggaaggaaccgctatcaagtcaacaacaaacgacgGATTCTCTTTCCACACCAAAATCCGATGGatcggaggttccaaagaaaaggtgTAGGCCGAAAAAAGCACTAACATCAAGctaccaagaacaacaaggtgagcattccgtaTCCACGCCTatagtcgatgtagcggaggttccaaagaaaagggtaggccgccaaaggtaccaacatcaagctaccaagaacaacaaggtgagcattccgaagccacacccatagtcgatgtaccggaggttccaaagaaaagggttaggcctccaaaggtaccaacattgagctaccaagaacaacaaggtgagaatTCCGAAGCCACACCCatagtcgatgtagcggaggttccaaagaaaaggggtaggccgccaaaggtaccaTCATTGAGTTACCGAGAACAACAAGGTGATGAGGAGGCGGTGCCAAACAAAAAGGGAaggccgaataaggaacctacatcaagtcaagAACATGAAGGGTGAAAACTCCGAAGCCCCACCTAAAATAAGTGATAGCAAAGGTAAGCGACCCATATCTAGTCAACAACAACACCATGGTGAAAACTCTGTAGGCACGaccaaagttgatgtagtttcggttccaaggcgaaggggtaggccaGGGAAGTACGGAATCCCAACACATACTGAAGACATTGGAaatgtagagattgcagaggatggattTGATATAATTAAGCTAAAAgttggtaatatgaagatgtttaaggattccaaaacaggtaaaacttatagacattaccataccaaaatagagtCTTATGTAGAGAAACTTCCTGAGgctattcgcgagtatattgtatatacggatgatgtcgacGAAGATgaaaattgtggctatcatgccgtGACCGAACAGTTAGGAATCTTTGAGACGACGGTTAGTAGAGGGATGACACCATGACGATATGCTAGAATGAGTATGGCCGAACAACTTGTGAAAAAGATgagcttttatgagcaattgGTTGGTGAAGGCGAGGGGTTTGATAATATGTATGCTCAAGAGTTAGGGTCCGAGCATGAAATGGAGTTCcttccttctcaatattggatgagaatgccgctttgtgggcatctagtggcggatacatttagatgtgttgttcattattttaccaCCACCGTAGAAGTAACATTTACACCAAAGCGGAAAACATGTGAAGGATCCCTTaggaagagaagagttgttttggcgttcgtgaacgaTAATCATACAAAAGTAGGAAATCAAAACCGGCATGGATTTATGAAACATACAAATCCGACACTCGGTACCGACATTGTATTCAATTCAATTTTTATGCCGGTTGTTTCATGCAATAAAAGGGAGATACAAGACATATAATCCGACATGGTTTTCATATTGAATTCTACAGCGAAACAAACATGTAACTGAATTTCAATTGCaatttcataattttcttttAGAGTAGTTGAaagactaaacaaccaagtttcaATTTTTGTAtgggataaaccctaaaaatacttcTATTCAACATAGATATCACTTGCCGCATCAAATGTGTTATTTCCTCCTCACCAACAGACTCCTCAGGCACTTGTTGTGCTTTTGATTCCGatttaccaccatcatcaacagattcttcaggattaggtttgggtttggatttgtgATGACCCATTGTCTTTGgtatagaagatgaaacaaaaagggaGATTGAATACAAAAAGAGATTGAATAATTTCCTTTCTATAACCGTCACTTAAATAGTAAGTATTTTGTAACCGACGCATAAATGGTATTAAGGAATTTGTAACCGTCACATGAGTGGGATACAGGAGATTGTAACCGTCATATAAGTGGaattaaggagtttgtaactgccacATAACTTGAGTTTGTGACCGTCAGAATGCCGGCATAGAAATATGGTAAAATTCAATGCCGGAAATTTAACAAAAAGTTTAAACTGAGTCCAGTATACCGGCATTGTATGTTGATCACAATCAACGCCGGCACCTTTGCCGGAATTGCCTTTCGTTATTATACGATGCTGGCATTCTGACGATCAACTTAAATTGAGTCCAAAGGTTTAAGCAAGCAAACTGACCCAAACTGACCTTCATATTAATCTTACgaaaataaacttaaaaacattAACCATATAAACAAAGTTCCACATAAAGTGAAAGATCTtaagctaattgcaactaacatcatttcttgtaacgagattcaacaaataaagcggcttcgaaatgcctaaaagactcttttctccacttggtatatgCGTCCTGAGCTTGCCACATATTCCCTCTATATCTTGTGAAaaactcgttgtatttgcgacataattttatgaggCCAATTGTTCGATTCGCTACAAActcatccccgtaatccattttAGAGTGAAATTCCTGACAAATTGGTTTgttttagccttagaggcccttctcatcttcgtcatcaaatgtgccattaccaccGTGCCCCAAGAATATTTATAGACCTCATCCAatggatccaagtattgaaggtagtttgcactaaccctgtttccactagtgtcagggaataccttagtgcccaagatgtataacaggtacGCAACGGCTGTATAACGAATTTGTGCAGGCTCCCATCCATCCTTGTCTTTTCTCTCCTCCgttttttcaaacttcttcttaagcagcgtcagcttgattgtctttgtcctactagccttagatacatagaagctttccacagaagttttgtagtcccaaccaaacagcttgttagtcagagcgtgcaacttcgaccattctaggtccggacacttatctccttctgcaattgatttgccggtaacactcaagcctagaatgttctgagcatcttcagggatcaaggtcatctccccaaacgggaagtgcatggtatcagtttcaccatgatacctttcgacgaagcaattgataGTCACAGTATCacacttcacataattttcaaccaaagcatatagaccagaatccctcactattgtttggacctcttcacattccttagacaaatcccaacCATCCGCGGCTTggttcggcaaacacgcacaaccttcttatgatcctacaattaggagacaatacaattaagagattgtacataaatacacaacaataatatgcacaagataaaaaaaatgcTTATATAGGTTTGGTAGATAGTACAAGCCCACGAGTCCTTGTATCCAAATAACATTTTCGGTTTCGGAGCTTTACCCaaaattctaccacgatcaaggtcaggtatcatgtcatccttatgaggaaggtgcgaacctttaacttttactttgccttTTCCTTTGGCCTTAACTTGcgtcggttgttgacttggcccaccatctTCCTCTACAACTTCTCTttgggttgctaattgacttggattaACCTCATTAttttcctcctcactttcctcttaaTCTTCCTCATCGTGCTCAAGTGTTCCAGTAGGTTCACGGATTACGAGTCGACTATGTTCAGCAAGACTCTCCCAAATTTTTCCTCTTGTATCATCCCCCAAACGCTTTCTGCGACCTtgatctttccctcgaggaggtagagactgaggagtatcaaTACCgtctttccttcttttcttagtgacggcatctttagtttttcttttattagCTTCCTTAACTTTTGCCCTATATCATAAGCACACGAAATGAATAtaagacaactcactttcagttcCAATACCGGCATAGTCTCACGCAAACCAAACTACGCCCGTACACAAAACGACATAGAAACTTAGCAAATAACACATGCCGGTACAGAGTTCCGGCAGTGTACATTAATTAtcgacaatgccggtagtcaTAGGTAATTCCTAGGTtgttcctggataccaaaagaTCACTACCGGCACTCTCGAAAAAAATCAAATCCATGCCGTAACAAGGTACCGGCATAGAATGCAACCTAAAACCAATGCtggtactggtgacaaattcatcGGTGTTCCTGTAAGTTTTAAGTTCACTACCGGCATACTCGaataattataaaagaatgtCGTAACCTAACCCGACATAGTATTCAACCGAATTTTTATTCCGGTACATAACATTCAGTTTCAGGCGACTATGGGTTTCAAAATGACATTGCATTCATACTAAAATCAAAGTCGTAACTCAATACTAGCACTGCCTTCATTCTAGATCGAATGTCGTaactagaggtgtaaattgggttgtgccagcacgaACACATCCCAACACAGCACGCTAAAATCGGAGCCCAACCCATCCCAACACAACACGCTAAAATCGGAGCCCAGCCCATCCCAACACGTGATTTATCCCTGCACGGCCTAACATGTTAGTTTCGTGGGTTGTGTTGGGTTAGCCTAATCGGCACAGTAACACAGCACAACATGCGACACGGATAAGAACGTGGCCCAGTACAGCAcagcacgttaagaaagcacgtcatagcatgcacaaatacataatataacaaggtaaaatacatcacattttgtgtatatttcacaaaagagtcactaTTCTAGCTAGATTTTGACATTCTATGCtggcttatttttataacaacacatataatacctaaatatttggaaaatatatttcaatatcgttTTTATAATGTCATTACCTATATATACttgactagaacattaattcACATGACAgtgatccaattttatatttgatgcgatatttctttttattgaataaacttgttaattttacttgaaataagtTCTGAAATAATTCCAAATTATATGTTGTCTATTTAGATATCGTGATAATGTCCAATTTAATGTATACCATTAAGTGATCTCAAATTGTTTATAACACATGTGCCAGCACGACACAACACGACATAACACGTTACGTGATGTGCCCGTGGGCTGTGCTATGCTGTACCTAgattttgactagtaaagcacagcacgacacaacacgtttaaatcgttggcacagCCCAGCACGGCACATGGCACGTAAAGCACGCGACTTCGTGTCCCGGGCTGTGCTGGGccgacacgttttacacctctagccGTAACCCAATACCGGCGTTGTATACATACTAGATTTAATGCGGTTACTagctgaaactcaactgtttgagtTAGGGATCGCGATTCTAACCTGCacccattgctataaatcgatttaaacactcataaagtagttcaaaatcacttaccttctcacagaagtcatgtttacgagaggttgattgtccgaattcgcttcttcttcttcttcttcttcttcttcttcttctttctcttgagcaatcaaatcaagtatttgttgtaatttttgttgagcaatcaaATTTGACAACGATTGGGTATTtggtttctttcgtggaggcattgttatgagtcgacgaagaaatttttgaatcgacgaagaacgatgaaaaaaaaatttccccaaaaacctaaacctaaaaaagtGGCGGTACTGATTCGAGGATGGGatatatgaatttggtttttttattttaagttttaggaGGGATCGGGTGACAGACTTCATACGACAGAGTCTCTCACAGCCTCCGTCAGCCAATGGATGTAAAGATTTTGAAGGGCTCAGATTAATTGATAAACACCCGGGTTTCTTTTGACTAACCCAAAACCCGGGTTCATAGGTTGACTTTCTACACTTCTCATCTCTCTCATCTCTTCGTCTCTATCGTCCTTCCATTCTCTGCAACAAAAGAACCAAAGGTATTACGGTAGAACTTCTACCACCGATTAACAAATTTTCAATGTCTTGAATAAGTGAACCAGCTATGTCTAGTTCTCACTTCTCGTTCATTAAAAACAGGTACTCagccaatcaaaaaaaaaaaagaaacactcCCCACTCCTTGTCATTCATTAACAAGGATCCAAACAATACTAATTTGAAAATTAAAAGCAATAAGCAAAATGTTGAACACAAAGCTATCAATCTGAACAAACAACAATCCCAATTGCTACGTGACCATAATCTTTTTAGCAGTATCAATCTTCCGAATTCCAAACATATCTATTAGCTAAACTAGAAGCACCTGTAACACGTACAAATATATAATTAGGAGATCGTGTTTTAGATCAATCTTCTGTAACATCAAAACAAGGACCTTTCTTTAGAATCCATTAAATTGAGAAGAAATTAAGTGAGGGATCCAAAATTGAATTGAATCCAAGATCTTTTAGGTTTAAAACCCCTATTAATCATGAAGAGAACATAAATTAAGGAAGGTTTTTAACCAATTCCCAAATCAAAATCCTATAAACAGATTTAAAACCCAAATCAAAATCTTAGAAACAGATTTAAAATTGAATACAAAAGTAAAAAATCTAGCTTACCTGAAAGAAACGAGAAACAATTTTGGTATTTCAAAACTTTTCTGTAGCAAATGGTTTCATCGATTGGGTTTAATTCCATTTGCTGCAGAACTGAACGAATAGAAGCTAATCATCTGCTGTAATCAAGAAAGAGAAATAGGAGAGTTGAGATAAGAAAAAGAAGAGTCGAGAGTTTTACTTATCAAACCGGGCCATGGATATTAACCAAAACCCgtgtgttttttattttaatctcAGCCCTTCAGAAATTTTATATCCATTAGCTATAAGAGTTTGAGTGACTCTGTTATATAAACCACTagcccttaacccgtgccgtaacggcacgagctatgatgttggttcatttttaatatatcgtataatttgtgtccTAAATatttatcaactctttatgatttaatatgggtttgtcataaaaaatagttggaattttcttctctttttttcttgtttttgtcctTTAATATTTTATcgccggagatttgctcaaacgaaagaaatataatcttaacttgcagacacttttttatttaggttcactgcttataatgagataatgctctacatgaacatggaagtttaaatattttttggaaatatgtagGTTCactgcttataatgagataatgctctacatgaacatggaagtttaaatattttttggaaatatgtcgtcagtagcgctcatctcagtgaaatcaactaatcaatatcgtccataaaagtctccccatgctcctatttTGCTCCAGCTGACTCATATATaatggtcatgttgtcgatcctccaaataggcagagaatggtatttttttgcatcgaacgaatgatacaaactctccaataTGACATGATTTTCCagtaatttttcaacacccattagacaatgtttaaaatgtgtactcattaccttttcgaagggattgtatatatgcgacctctgccattaaatcttcaacaaagtattgtgcccagAAGTTCGTCTTAACAatggctttggtaacttcaaaagtcttggacattttgtcacttctatatgttcctaccttcacttggaatacaatctggcgacacattacctcataaagaaccttgaacacatattatactccctgatcctatttcaaattaataggttgtcaatagatcctttaccaaaagttgacatcttctaccttgaatatttataaaaaaaatattatggtattgtggatcgttgctttctaagattgtagtttcaaaattggcctcttcaagtcccacagctttctaagtttatatatcttgtttgtttttaacattttagttagccatattatgtttgttactaactttaaaattgatgtcatcttctactgtgaactttatgtgatttcagaatcgaaatagttatatctctttcattcgtatcaaataatccgttgtatatcccaacaattcttttACAACAATTCATTTTTTTTGCCGTTTCCAGACCATCAGTAGCCATTATTTTCAAACACAATatgtctaatttttgttgatattATGTATTTGCAatattcatttttcttaaataaatagattgtggaaaactaaaaaaaaaaaaagaacataagtattacatcgggtctaagttattatatccaaaatactccggacactgcttctggtgccttgttttctcaaattcctcgttgcattctagacagtacatgcaacaccaatcatttgcgaaatgagctatttgcgcaagtgtggtctgttagagcattgctcggtcgaactcgcatgcgtttctatatcaaccatgtctgtcaatgttagtgatcaaaactataagtcttgatttctagtctattatagctaagtctcggactatgatagaaagtgtagttgagctcaaggacttcatggcgattcatcatacaagtagaagaactactcaaggaaccggtggaactgctcgacaaaaaggtatgtgaagacttgaacttatctatcactcaaaagtctatctactctatctcctactctttgagacaagaagtcgtatgctatatatatagacttggattatacacatttggtatttcaagccgagtatacctcgcctatctatatctcgaaatatgtgttggtaagctttttccttcgatcaagtttatctttaccatgtgacgaaagtcatgatatgtttcaatcatcttgaaaattgttttgacgagaaatggtgtaacaactatataacgtcctctaagaatgtttaatgattgaaatgaaagtttagattacataaccaatggtggacataagcattgttgtggaaacacatttatgtgtaagtcttattccttgaaccaaagttttcgaactttgttgatcaagagtatcggaagaatggcgtgagccaagtccacaaactcagtccacgaactgccgaagttctcaaacccgagaatttcagctggagttgacaaactacttgcacgaagctaactccacgaacccagtccgcgaaccgacgatgttttcatacccgagaatttctgctggagtttgtaaactctgcccggtaacttaagtccgcgaacttgagaaggttatatacctgaagatgatttctgaacttaaacttaaaaagactaaggaatgcagtttgcaaaccgtggctataaaagttcatgaaccgattcaagtgaatcaaatcatctttgattcaattgtgtcttgtgtagtacataagatttacttgcaattgaacaactctctaactagttcatttgaagtcatttgaactagttatggtgaagaagaacatggttgatatgaaatgctcatatggctaaccttttggttaactattgttgaactaacaagtgcatacgtttgggtacggttaacaaacctagaagcgtgcattgccaagtgtgtgtaacaagataagttttcgatctaacggttgagaaatattagcttgaatctaaatcaggttttcatataacagtgaatattgaatgctttgttactaagctaacattgattgcaaaccctgatttgaaagactatataaaggagacatctagtattgtgcaaaactaatccccacaccttatatgtgatactagtttgcgtgctagagtcgattctcctttaacctttggttttcttcttctaaaatcaggttaacgacttaaagacttcattgggattgtgagtccagaccgatactacttttatcgtagttgtgtgatctgatcttgcatcttctatcgtacgagtacaataagattgattggtttgagattgatatctccgataggaaatatttaaaaagtaatcacaaacatcttcgtctcattgtttgtgattccgcaacatcttgttttgctaccaaacgattaagattgttgtgaggtgattgataactctaggttgttcttcgggaatataagaccggatcatcaattggttcctgttcaccttgattattatcaaaagacggaacaaaacctttaggttttatctgtgggagacaaattgatcctttgatagacttgtctgtgtgagacatatttgtttgttgtcaaagcctgcgattttgggtcgtagcaactcttagttgtgggtgagatcagctaagggaatcaagtgtgcagtatcctgttgggatcagaggcgtaggagcataactgtatcttgga includes the following:
- the LOC113288195 gene encoding uncharacterized protein LOC113288195, yielding MKSVTRSLLKLKIKKPNSYIPSSNQYRHFFRFRFLGKFFFHRSSSIQKFLRRLITMPPRKKPNTQSLSNLIAQQKLQQILDLIAQEKEEEEEEEEEEEANSDNQPLVNMTSVRRAKVKEANKRKTKDAVTKKRRKDGIDTPQSLPPRGKDQGRRKRLGDDTRGKIWESLAEHSRLVIREPTGTLEHDEED